A stretch of Lathyrus oleraceus cultivar Zhongwan6 chromosome 6, CAAS_Psat_ZW6_1.0, whole genome shotgun sequence DNA encodes these proteins:
- the LOC127092170 gene encoding alkane hydroxylase MAH1, whose translation MTLFECISLFVAILFITFYIIWRRNKNVLTPNWPIIGMLPSLFHNYSRIHDFVTLIVKHHGGTFHFKGPWFTNIATFIITSDPMNVHHILSKNFINYGKGSDFHEIFELLGMGIFNLDSNEWKQERTLLHSLLKRKNIEIILIQNIQKKLENSLLPFLDHAYKSVQVLDLQDILERFTFDITSTFLFGLDPNCLDPYKFNELKDIAFLKAVSEIEEVALFRHSIPKCIWKLQSWLQIGQEKKGKVDEENISRFLHRCITYIKVNEDVDESNSCFIKELMREGLGKGEKTEKYITDTALNLLLAGTGTISTGLSWFFWLVSTHPIVEAKIIQEIKDNYLAQQENSITNLSMEDFDKLVYLHGAICEALRLYPPVAFEHKCAVKSDVLPSGDHVRANTKLIYSLYAMGRMEEIWGEDCLEFKPERWIADNGQIIHVPSYKFIAFNAGPRSCIGKGISFVQMKMVAVSMLWKFHIQVVEGHSVTPRISIVLRMEHGLKVNISKRCI comes from the coding sequence ATGACCTTGTTTGAGTGCATTTCATTATTTGTAGCCATTCTCTTCATCACATTCTACATTATATGGAGACGCAACAAAAATGTTCTTACACCAAACTGGCCAATCATTGGCATGCTACCATCTCTTTTCCATAATTACTCACGCATTCATGATTTTGTAACATTAATTGTGAAACATCACGGAGGCACTTTTCATTTTAAAGGTCCTTGGTTCACAAACATTGCCACCTTTATCATCACTAGTGATCCCATGAATGTGCACCACATCCTCAGCAAGAATTTCATCAACTATGGGAAAGGATCTGATTTCCATGAGATATTTGAATTACTTGGTATGGGTATTTTTAATTTGGATTCCAATGAATGGAAACAAGAAAGAACACTACTTCATTCATTGCTCAAAAGGAAAAACATTGAGATCATCCTTATACAAAACATTCAAAAGAAGCTAGAAAATAGCCTATTACCATTTCTTGATCATGCATATAAAAGTGTACAAGTACTTGATTTACAAGATATTCTTGAAAGGTTCACCTTTGACATCACCTCTACCTTTTTATTTGGATTGGATCCTAATTGTCTTGATCCTTACAAATTCAATGAATTAAAAGATATCGCTTTTTTAAAAGCTGTGTCTGAGATTGAGGAAGTGGCATTGTTCAGACACTCTATTCCAAAATGTATTTGGAAGCTACAAAGTTGGCTGCAGATTGGTCAAGAGAAGAAGGGCAAGGTAGATGAAGAAAATATTTCCCGATTCTTGCACAGATGTATAACTTATATCAAAGTTAATGAAGATGTGGATGAATCTAATTCTTGCTTTATAAAAGAATTAATGAGAGAAGGATTGGGAAAGGGGGAAAAGACTGAGAAGTATATTACAGACACTGCACTCAATCTCTTACTTGCAGGAACTGGAACTATTAGTACAGGTCTCAGTTGGTTCTTTTGGCTTGTTTCAACTCATCCTATCGTGGAAGCTAAAATCATTCAAGAGATCAAAGACAACTATTTAGCTCAACAGGAGAATTCCATTACAAATTTAAGTATGGAAGACTTTGATAAGCTAGTGTATCTTCATGGAGCTATATGTGAAGCCTTAAGGCTTTATCCACCTGTTGCATTTGAGCACAAGTGTGCAGTCAAATCTGATGTACTACCTAGTGGAGACCATGTTAGAGCAAATACAAAGTTAATATATTCTTTGTATGCAATGGGAAGGATGGAAGAAATATGGGGAGAGGATTGCTTGGAGTTTAAGCCAGAGAGATGGATAGCAGATAATGGACAGATTATACATGTTCCATCTTACAAGTTCATAGCATTCAATGCCGGTCCAAGAAGTTGTATTGGAAAAGGTATTAGCTTTGTTCAAATGAAGATGGTAGCTGTTTCTATGTTATGGAAGTTTCACATACAGGTGGTGGAAGGTCATTCTGTAACTCCAAGGATTTCTATTGTTCTTCGTATGGAACATGGTCTTAAGGTGAATATCAGTAAAAGATGCATTTGA